Proteins encoded within one genomic window of Formosa agariphila KMM 3901:
- the ilvD gene encoding dihydroxy-acid dehydratase, whose amino-acid sequence MKNLKKYSYAVTQDASLPAAQAMLHAIGLTDEDLQKPFIGIASTGYEGNPCNMHLNDLAKHVKKGTQNADMVGLIFNTIGISDGISNGTPGMRFSLVSRDIIADSVETVVEGMSYDGVVTVVGCDKNMPGALMGMLRLNRPSVLVYGGTIASGCHKGEKLDIISAFEAYGKKVAGTIDDSEFKEVVHKACPGAGACGGMYTANTMASAIEALGMSLPFNSSTPAVGDDKLKEKECVKAGEALRYLLENDIKPSDIVSKKSLENAFRLVTVLGGSTNAVLHFLAIAKAAKIDFTLKDFKRISDETPLLADLKPSGKYSMEDLHGVGGIPGVLKYMLENDMLHGDCLTVTGKTIAENLKDVPNLIEGQQIIKPLATPIKETGHIRILFGNLATEGAVAKITGKEGLSFKGTANVFNSETEVNEGIANGKVKKGDVIIIRYEGPKGAPGMPEMLKPTSSIMGAGLGKDVAMITDGRFSGGSHGFVVGHVAPEAQEGGNIALVENGDIIFIDAENNTIDIEISEELLAKRRANWVAPKLKAERGVLYKYAKTVSSASKGCVTDEF is encoded by the coding sequence ATGAAAAACTTAAAAAAGTATAGTTACGCAGTCACACAAGATGCATCATTACCTGCTGCTCAAGCCATGTTGCATGCTATCGGTTTAACAGATGAGGATTTGCAGAAGCCTTTTATAGGTATTGCTAGTACAGGGTACGAAGGTAACCCATGTAACATGCATCTAAACGACCTAGCTAAACATGTTAAAAAAGGAACGCAAAATGCAGATATGGTCGGGTTAATTTTTAATACCATTGGTATTAGCGATGGAATATCTAACGGTACTCCAGGTATGCGTTTTTCGTTAGTCTCTAGAGATATTATTGCAGATTCTGTGGAAACTGTTGTAGAAGGAATGAGTTACGACGGCGTTGTAACTGTTGTAGGTTGCGATAAAAATATGCCTGGTGCTTTAATGGGAATGTTACGATTAAACAGACCTTCTGTTTTAGTATATGGTGGTACTATTGCTTCAGGATGTCATAAAGGTGAAAAGCTTGATATTATTTCTGCTTTTGAAGCTTACGGAAAAAAAGTAGCGGGAACTATAGACGATTCAGAGTTTAAAGAAGTGGTACATAAAGCGTGTCCAGGAGCTGGAGCTTGTGGTGGAATGTACACGGCAAATACTATGGCATCTGCAATAGAGGCTTTAGGGATGTCGTTACCATTTAACTCGTCTACACCTGCTGTTGGAGACGATAAATTAAAAGAAAAAGAATGCGTTAAAGCTGGTGAAGCTTTACGTTATTTATTAGAAAACGATATAAAGCCTTCAGACATTGTATCTAAAAAGTCATTAGAAAATGCATTTAGATTAGTTACTGTTTTAGGAGGTTCTACAAATGCAGTACTTCACTTTTTAGCAATTGCTAAAGCGGCTAAAATTGATTTCACTTTAAAAGATTTCAAAAGAATTAGTGATGAGACACCTTTATTGGCAGATTTAAAGCCGAGTGGTAAATATTCTATGGAAGATTTACATGGTGTTGGTGGTATTCCAGGGGTATTAAAATACATGTTAGAAAACGATATGCTTCACGGCGATTGTTTAACAGTAACAGGAAAAACCATTGCAGAAAATTTAAAAGATGTTCCTAATTTAATCGAGGGACAACAAATTATAAAGCCACTTGCTACGCCAATTAAAGAAACAGGACATATTCGTATCCTTTTCGGAAACTTAGCGACTGAAGGTGCCGTTGCAAAAATTACAGGAAAAGAAGGACTTTCATTTAAGGGAACAGCAAATGTTTTTAACAGTGAAACAGAAGTGAATGAAGGAATAGCAAACGGAAAAGTAAAGAAAGGTGATGTGATTATTATTCGTTATGAAGGACCAAAAGGTGCGCCTGGAATGCCAGAAATGCTAAAACCAACATCATCTATTATGGGTGCCGGTTTAGGTAAAGATGTTGCAATGATTACAGATGGACGTTTCTCTGGAGGATCTCACGGATTTGTAGTGGGGCACGTTGCACCAGAAGCTCAAGAAGGAGGAAATATTGCTTTAGTAGAAAACGGTGATATTATTTTTATTGACGCAGAAAATAATACAATAGATATTGAAATCTCTGAAGAATTGTTAGCCAAAAGAAGAGCCAATTGGGTTGCTCCTAAATTGAAAGCAGAACGCGGAGTATTATATAAATATGCGAAAACAGTATCGTCTGCATCAAAAGGATGTGTGACTGATGAATTTTAA
- the ilvB gene encoding biosynthetic-type acetolactate synthase large subunit, with protein MNTETVKTTKTTTEKTVRISGSEAIIKCLLAEGVETLYGYPGGAIMPVYDELYKYRDQIHHVLTRHEQGAAHAAQGYARISGKVGVAMATSGPGATNLITGIADAQIDSTPLVCITGQVASHLLGSDAFQETDIVGISTPVTKWNVQITKAADIPEVMAKAFYIARSGRPGPVLVDITKDAQFEEFDFSYEKCTSVRSYKPACKIDSNAVKKAADLINSAKKPMIVWGQGVILGKAERELKAVIEKAGIPSAWTILGASAIPTDHPLNIGMVGMHGNYAPNILTNECDVLIAIGMRFDDRVTGNLETYAKQAKVIHFEIDPAEIDKNVKTDVAVLGNSKLSLTELIPLLDEKSHTDWHQKFKDLYAIEFEKVIQHDLHPTKEGLTMGEVLNQINIQTKGDAAIVSDVGQHQMIACRYAKFNKSKSNITSGGLGTMGFALPAAIGAKMAAPDRDVVAIIGDGGYQMNIQELGTIFQQKVPVKIVVLNNEFLGMVRQWQQLFFDKRYASTEMTNPDFVAIAKGYYIDAKKITKREELADAVAEMMACEGAYFLEVCVEKEDNVFPMIPTGASVSDIRLS; from the coding sequence ATGAATACAGAAACAGTAAAAACGACAAAGACAACTACCGAGAAAACAGTACGTATTTCAGGTAGTGAGGCTATCATTAAATGTCTTTTAGCCGAAGGTGTTGAAACACTTTACGGGTATCCCGGAGGTGCAATCATGCCAGTTTACGATGAACTTTATAAATATAGAGATCAAATTCATCATGTCTTAACGCGTCATGAACAAGGTGCTGCGCATGCAGCCCAAGGTTATGCGAGAATTTCTGGAAAAGTAGGGGTCGCAATGGCTACTTCTGGTCCAGGAGCCACCAATTTAATTACAGGTATCGCAGATGCTCAAATAGATTCTACGCCTTTAGTCTGTATTACTGGTCAAGTTGCTTCTCACTTGTTAGGGAGTGATGCTTTTCAGGAGACGGATATTGTAGGTATATCTACGCCAGTAACAAAATGGAATGTGCAAATTACCAAAGCTGCAGATATTCCAGAAGTTATGGCTAAAGCATTTTATATTGCTAGAAGCGGACGTCCAGGGCCAGTTCTTGTAGATATTACAAAAGATGCTCAGTTTGAGGAGTTCGATTTTAGTTATGAAAAATGTACTTCGGTACGTAGTTATAAACCCGCTTGTAAAATAGATAGTAACGCTGTTAAAAAAGCCGCAGATTTAATTAATAGTGCTAAAAAGCCTATGATTGTTTGGGGGCAAGGTGTTATTCTTGGTAAAGCAGAGCGCGAATTAAAAGCGGTTATAGAAAAAGCAGGAATCCCTTCTGCTTGGACCATTTTAGGTGCATCGGCAATTCCAACAGATCACCCTTTAAATATAGGTATGGTTGGTATGCATGGTAATTATGCGCCAAATATTTTAACCAACGAGTGCGATGTGTTAATAGCTATTGGTATGCGTTTCGATGATCGTGTTACTGGTAATTTAGAGACTTATGCCAAGCAAGCTAAAGTGATTCATTTTGAAATAGACCCAGCTGAAATTGATAAGAATGTAAAAACAGATGTTGCCGTTCTTGGAAATTCTAAACTGAGTTTAACCGAATTAATTCCGCTTTTAGATGAAAAATCGCATACAGATTGGCATCAAAAATTCAAAGATTTATACGCTATAGAATTCGAAAAAGTAATTCAGCACGACTTACACCCAACTAAAGAAGGGTTAACTATGGGTGAGGTGTTAAATCAGATAAACATACAAACTAAAGGAGATGCAGCTATTGTTTCAGATGTTGGTCAACATCAAATGATTGCATGTCGTTATGCCAAATTCAACAAATCTAAAAGTAATATTACTTCTGGAGGTTTAGGTACAATGGGTTTTGCTTTACCAGCAGCAATTGGAGCTAAAATGGCTGCGCCAGATCGCGATGTTGTGGCAATTATTGGAGATGGTGGTTACCAAATGAATATTCAAGAGTTAGGCACTATTTTTCAGCAAAAAGTACCTGTTAAAATTGTAGTTTTAAATAATGAATTTTTAGGAATGGTGCGCCAATGGCAACAGTTATTCTTCGATAAGCGTTATGCCTCTACAGAAATGACAAACCCAGATTTTGTTGCAATTGCAAAAGGATATTATATAGATGCTAAGAAAATTACAAAACGTGAGGAATTAGCAGATGCAGTAGCAGAAATGATGGCTTGCGAAGGTGCTTATTTCTTAGAAGTTTGTGTAGAGAAGGAAGATAATGTATTCCCAATGATACCAACAGGAGCTTCAGTTTCAGACATTAGATTAAGTTAA
- the ilvN gene encoding acetolactate synthase small subunit, translated as MEDNKNIYTISIYTENNIGLLNRISAIFQRRHINIESLNTSISEIEGVSRFTIVVKLEEDRIKKIVGQIEKQVEVIKAYYHTDEETIYQESCMFKLRSDLLFEEREIQNIIKESNARIVTVNKEFFVLEKSGKRNEIEQLYREFSAYGIMQFVRSGRIAVTKQEMKISQMLVAFN; from the coding sequence ATGGAAGATAACAAAAACATATATACCATATCGATTTACACAGAGAACAATATTGGTCTTTTAAATCGAATTTCAGCAATTTTTCAACGTCGCCACATTAATATTGAAAGTTTAAATACATCAATTTCAGAAATTGAAGGGGTGTCAAGATTTACAATTGTTGTGAAACTAGAAGAAGATAGAATAAAGAAAATTGTTGGTCAGATAGAAAAGCAAGTTGAAGTTATAAAAGCTTACTATCATACAGATGAAGAAACCATCTATCAAGAATCTTGCATGTTCAAATTAAGATCTGATCTTTTGTTTGAAGAACGTGAAATTCAAAATATAATTAAAGAGAGTAACGCTAGAATTGTAACGGTTAATAAGGAGTTTTTTGTACTTGAAAAATCAGGTAAACGAAACGAAATCGAACAATTGTATCGTGAATTTAGTGCCTATGGCATTATGCAATTTGTACGTTCAGGAAGAATTGCAGTAACTAAACAAGAAATGAAAATATCACAAATGCTAGTAGCATTTAATTAA